Proteins encoded within one genomic window of Nesterenkonia populi:
- a CDS encoding SAM-dependent methyltransferase — MTSSTRPAPFSAFTTPEFWDDPHISARMLANHLDPANPMASRPHEFIDRSVEWLISVLHLQPGARLLDLGCGPGLYAQRCANRGIQVFGVDVSTRALAYARDQAKQAAVPITYRQGDYLTGDIGEDHDAAILIYEDYSALSPAQRAQLLSRVYDALRPGGRILFDVTSAARFANFSDSIISETNLMDGFWAEPPYLGTHETWTYPDQRLVLDRYTIKTNRSTRQFWNWMHCLTSEEVTTELTTAGFTPTGLHADVTGSPYTETGPTFAMHAQRE; from the coding sequence ATGACTTCGTCGACTCGCCCTGCACCGTTCAGCGCCTTCACCACCCCCGAGTTCTGGGACGATCCGCACATCTCGGCGCGGATGCTCGCCAACCACCTCGACCCGGCCAACCCGATGGCTTCCCGCCCACACGAGTTCATCGACCGGTCCGTCGAATGGCTCATCTCCGTCCTGCACCTCCAGCCAGGGGCACGGCTGCTGGACCTTGGCTGCGGCCCCGGCCTCTACGCCCAGCGCTGCGCCAACCGCGGCATACAGGTCTTCGGCGTGGACGTCTCCACCCGCGCCCTGGCCTACGCACGTGACCAGGCCAAACAGGCCGCGGTACCGATCACCTACCGCCAAGGCGACTATCTGACCGGCGACATCGGTGAGGACCATGACGCCGCGATCCTCATCTACGAGGACTACAGCGCACTCAGCCCCGCCCAGCGCGCCCAGCTGCTCTCCCGCGTCTACGACGCACTACGCCCGGGCGGACGGATTCTGTTCGATGTGACCAGCGCGGCACGCTTCGCCAACTTTTCCGATTCCATCATCTCCGAGACCAACCTCATGGACGGCTTCTGGGCCGAGCCCCCCTACCTGGGGACGCACGAGACTTGGACCTATCCCGACCAGCGTCTCGTGCTCGACCGCTACACCATCAAGACCAACAGGAGCACCCGGCAGTTCTGGAACTGGATGCACTGCCTCACGTCCGAAGAAGTCACCACCGAACTCACCACAGCAGGCTTCACACCCACCGGCCTCCACGCCGACGTGACAGGTAGCCCGTACACCGAAACCGGCCCCACCTTCGCGATGCACGCCCAGCGCGAGTAA